A genome region from Hevea brasiliensis isolate MT/VB/25A 57/8 chromosome 9, ASM3005281v1, whole genome shotgun sequence includes the following:
- the LOC110635931 gene encoding uncharacterized protein LOC110635931 isoform X1 produces the protein MYMSYGWPQVIPLDSGLRPSSQKIIYLKVINRLLLVVAPSHLELWSSSQHKVRLGNYKRDLESVEKEGENLQAVWSPDAKLIAILTSSFFLHIFKIQFTEKRIQIGGKQPSGLFLANISLLLSEQVPFAEKNLTVSNIVSDSKHMLLGLSNGSLYSISWKGEFIGAFELDPYLHESSEVSMLPRSLVNGLGSGGAPGVVLPNCYDTRKPAITQLELCLPIRLLFVLYSEGQLVSCSVSKKGLKQAESIRAEKKLGSGDAVCASVASDQQILAVGTRTGVVELYDLAESVSLIRTVSLYDWGYSMDDTGSVSCIAWTPDNSAFAVGWKLRGLTVWSVSGCRLMSTIRQVGLSSVSSPMVKPNQDCKYEPLMGGTSLMQWDEYGYKLYAIEEGSLERIIAFSFGKCCLSRGVSGMTYVRQVIYGEDRLLVVQSEDTDELKILHLNLPVSYISQNWPVQHVAASKDGMYLAVAGLHGLILYDMRLKKWRVFGDITQEQKIQCKGLLWLGKIVVVCNYVHSSNTYELLFYPRYHLDQSSLLCRKPLLAKPMVMDVYQDHILVTYRPFDVHIFHVKLFGELTPHSTPDLQLSTVRELSIMTAKSHPAAMRFIPDQVPRESTLKNHISPSSDLLVREPARCLILRTNGELSLLDLDDGRERELTDSVELFWVTCGQSDEKTNLIEEVSWLDYGHRGMQVWYPSPGVDPFKQEDFLQLDPELEFDREVYPLGLLPNAGVVVGVSQRMSFSTCTEFPCFEPSPQAQTILHCLLRHLLQRDKIEEALRLAQLSAQKPHFSHCLEWLLFTVFDAEISRQNANKNQKSVPKPTGNFSLLEKTCDLIRNFPEYLDVVVSVARKTDGRHWADLFSAAGRSTELFEECFQRRWYRTAACYILVIAKLEGPAVSQYCALRLLQATLDESLYELAGELVRFLLRSGKEYGQTSTDSDRLSPRILGYFLFRSSYRKTPLDKSTSFKEQSAHVASVKSILESHASYLMSGKELSKLVAFVKGTQFDLVEYLQRERYGSARLENFASGLELIGQKLQMGTLQSRLDAEFLLAHMCSVKFKEWIVVLATLLRRSEVLFDLFQHDVRLWKAYSMTLQSHPAFVEYQDLLESLEERLTSDLNLEEK, from the exons ATGTATATGTCATATGGATGGCCTCAGGTGATCCCTCTGGATTCAGGACTCCGTCCTTCTTCACAGAAGATTATCTACCTCAAAGTCATCAACCGCCTCTTGCTTGTCGTCGCCCCTTCTCACCTCGAGCTGTGGAGCTCCTCTCAG CATAAAGTGAGGTTGGGCAATTACAAGAGGGATTTGGAGTCTGTGGAGAAAGAGGGCGAGAATTTACAGGCTGTGTGGAGTCCCGATGCCAAATTGATCGCCATTCTC ACATCGTCCTTCTTTCTTCACATATTCAAGATTCAATTCACTGAAAAAAGAATACAAATTGGAGGGAAGCAACCATCTGGTTTGTTTCTTGCTAACATATCTCTTCTTCTCAGCGAGCAAGTACCTTTTGCAGAAAAGAACTTGACAGT GAGCAATATTGTGAGTGATAGCAAACATATGCTTCTGGGACTTTCCAATGGATCCTTGTACAGTATCTCTTGGAAGGGAGAG TTTATTGGGGCTTTTGAACTTGATCCATATCTACATGAGAGCAGTGAAGTCTCTATGTTACCACGCTCTCTAGTTAATGGCCTTGGTTCTGGAGGGGCCCCAGGGGTCGTTTTACCCAATTGTTATGACACAAGGAAGCCTGCCATTACACAGCTGGAGCTTTGCTTGCCAATAAGGTTGCTATTTGTTTTATATTCTGAGGGCCAACTAGTATCATGCTCTGTAAGCAAGAAAGGTTTAAAGCAAGCTGAATCTATCAGAGCTGAAAAGAAGTTGGGTTCTGGTGACGCTGTATGTGCTTCAGTAGCTTCAGATCAACAAATCCTGGCTGTTGGTACTAGAACTGGAGTTGTTGAGTTGTATGACCTAGCAGAATCTGTATCACTCATCCGTACTGTGTCTTTATATGACTGGGG ATATTCAATGGATGACACTGGTTCTGTCAGTTGTATTGCCTGGACACCTGATAATTCTGCTTTTGCTGTTGGGTGGAAGTTAAGAGGACTTACAGTTTGGTCCGTCTCTGGCTGTCGTTTAATGTCAACAATCCGTCAAGTTGGTTTAAGTTCTGTTTCTTCACCAATGGTTAAGCCAAACCAAGATTGTAAATATGAGCCATTGATGGGTGGCACCTCACTGATGCAGTGGGATGAATATGGATATAAGCTTTATGCAATTGAGGAAGGATCTTTGGAGAGAATTATAGCATTTTCTTTTGGGAAATGCTGTCTTAGCAGAGGAGTTTCTGGCATGACTTATGTCCGTCAGGTGATTTATGGTGAAGATCGGTTGCTTGTTGTACAGTCTGAAGATACTGATGAACTTAAAATTTTACATCTGAATCTTCCA GTTTCTTACATCTCCCAAAATTGGCCCGTTCAACATGTGGCAGCTAGCAAGGATGGGATGTACTTAGCAGTTGCTGGTCTTCATGGGTTGATCTTATATGATATGCGGTTGAAAAAGTGGCGAGTTTTTGGAGATATTACTCAGGAACAAAAGATTCAGTGTAAAGGTTTGCTATGGCTGGGGAAGATTGTTGTTGTCTGCAACTACGTTCATTCTTCTAACAC CTATGAACTGCTTTTTTATCCAAGATATCATCTTGACCAGAGTTCCTTGCTTTGTCGGAAGCCATTACTTGCCAAGCCAATGGTGATGGATGTCTATCAAGACCATATACTTGTTACTTATCGCCCATTTGATGTCCATATATTCCATGTGAAATTATTTGGTGAACTGACACCTCATAGTACTCCAGACCTGCAG CTTTCTACAGTACGGGAACTCTCAATCATGACTGCAAAGAGTCATCCTGCTGCGATGCGTTTTATCCCTGATCAGGTTCCAAGAGAAAGTACCTTAAAGAATCATATTTCTCCATCTTCAGATTTATTAGTGAGAGAGCCTGCAAG ATGTTTGATACTGAGGACAAATGGGGAGCTTTCGCTTTTGGATTTGGATGATGGACGCGAAAGAGAGCTCACTGACTCTGTTGAATTGTTCTGGGTTACTTGTGGTCAATCTGATGAAAAGACTAATCTAATTGAGGAAGTTTCTTGGTTGGATTATGGCCACCGAGGGATGCAG GTTTGGTATCCATCTCCGGGTGTTGATCCTTTTAAGCAGGAGGATTTTCTGCAG TTGGACCCAGAGCTGGAATTTGATCGGGAAGTGTATCCTCTGGGACTTCTTCCAAATGCTGGTGTCGTAGTTGGTGTCTCCCAGAGAATGTCATTTTCAACATGCACTGAGTTTCCGTGTTTTGAGCCATCTCCTCAAGCTCAAACTATATTGCATTGCCTGCTCAGGCACCTTCTTCAG AGGGACAAAATTGAGGAGGCTTTAAGGTTGGCACAGTTATCAGCACAAAAACCTCATTTTTCCCATTGTCTGGAATGGCTTCTTTTTACTGTATTTGATGCAGAAATTTCCAG GCAGAATGCAAACAAGAACCAAAAATCAGTCCCTAAACCCACTGGCAACTTCTCTCTTTTGGAGAAGACCTGTGATTTGATCAGAAATTTTCCAGAGTATCTTGATGTAGTTGTGAGTGTTGCAAGAAAAACTGACGGCCGACACTGGGCAGATTTATTCTCAGCTGCTGGAAGATCAACAGA GTTGTTTGAGGAATGCTTCCAACGAAGATGGTACCGTACTGCAGCTTGCTATATACTG gttattGCTAAACTTGAAGGTCCTGCTGTCAGTCAATACTGTGCTTTACGTTTACTACAG GCAACGCTGGATGAATCTTTGTATGAACTTGCTGGGGAGCTG GTGCGTTTCTTGTTGAGATCTGGAAAAGAGTATGGGCAGACATCAACAGATTCTGACAGGCTGTCTCCgaggattttgggttattttctcTTCCGTTCTAGTTACAGGAAGACACCCTTGGATAAGAG CACCTCATTTAAAGAGCAAAGTGCCCATGTTGCTTCTGTGAAGAGCATTTTAGAAAGCCATGCCAGCTATTTGATGTCagggaaagaactttccaagctTGTTGCCTTTGTAAAAGGCACTCAGTTTGATTTAGTG GAATATCTTCAACGAGAAAGATATGGTTCTGCTCGCTTGGAGAATTTTGCATCGGGGCTGGAACTAATCGGGCAGAAG CTCCAAATGGGTACACTGCAGAGTCGATTGGATGCTGAGTTTCTTTTGGCTCATATGTGTTCTGTCAAGTTCAAGGAGTGGATAGTTGTCCTAGCCACTCTCTTAAGACGATCTGAG GTTCTTTTCGATCTTTTCCAGCATGACGTGCGGCTGTGGAAGGCATATAGCATGACCCTTCAG TCTCACCCTGCATTTGTTGAATACCAAGATCTACTTGAATCCCTGGAGGAGAGGCTGACATCTGATTTGAATTTGGAAGAGAAGTGA
- the LOC110635916 gene encoding ferric reduction oxidase 2-like: protein MLQWGGAEVSNVAGEISLLAGLGLWATSFPRIRRKMFELFFYAHHLYILFMIFFLLHVAISFSCIMLPGFYLFLVDRYLRFLQSLRRVRLVSARILPCETLEINFSKTPGLSYNPTSVLFINVPSISKLQWHPFTITSNSNLEPEILSVVLKSEGTWSKKLYQMLSSPSSIDRLEVSVEGPYGPASTQFLRHDTLVMVSGGSGISPFISIIRELIFAATAYKCKTPQVILICSFKNSSDLTMLDLLLPVAGTPSAISNLQIKIEAYVTREKEPSFNNSKLLRTIWFKPDPTDGPVSAILGPNSWLWLGSIISSSFIIFLIIIGLITRYYIYPIDHNTWKVFSYSFRSFLNMLVICICIATTASAAVLWNKKQNAGEADQIQNLEESILSRTSPAGSWLYDAERESESLPHQSLVQAINVHYGERPDLKRILGDCKGPSVGILVSGPKKMRHEIATICSSGMADNLHFEFLSFIW from the exons ATGCTGCAATGGGGTGGCGCTGAGGTATCAAACGTGGCTGGGGAGATATCTTTGCTGGCTGGGCTGGGCCTGTGGGCAACATCCTTCCCTCGCATAAGGCGAAAAATGTTTGAGCTCTTCTTCTATGCTCATCATCTCTACATTCTTTTCATGATTTTTTTTCTCCTGCACGTTGCCATCTCTTTTTCCTGTATTATGCTCCCTGGATTTTACCTTTTCTTGGTCGATCGCTACCTGAGATTCTTACAATCTCTTCGAAGAGTTCGTTTAGTTTCAGCCCGCATTTTACCATGTGAAACTTTAGAAATCAACTTCTCTAAAACCCCAG GTTTGAGTTATAATCCAACCAGCGTTCTGTTTATAAATGTGCCTAGCATTTCTAAGCTGCAATGGCATCCATTCACTATCACTTCTAATAGCAACTTAGAACCGGAGATATTGAGTGTTGTGCTCAAAAGTGAAGGAACTTGGTCCAAGAAGCTGTACCAGATGCTTTCATCACCTTCCTCAATTGATCGTCTTGAAGTTTCAGTCGAAGGACCTTATGGACCTGCTTCAACTCAGTTTCTAAG GCACGACACTCTTGTGATGGTGAGTGGAGGCAGTGGAATTAGTCCTTTCATATCTATAATTCGAGAACTCATCTTTGCAGCCACAGCATACAAATGCAAGACTCCACAAGTAATCCTAATTTGCTCATTCAAGAACTCTTCAGACCTAACCATGTTAGACCTGCTACTTCCAGTAGCTGGTACCCCATCAGCAATTTCCAATCTGCAAATAAAAATTGAAGCTTATGTAACGAGAGAGAAAGAACCCTCGTTCAATAACTCGAAACTCCTTCGAACTATATGGTTCAAACCCGACCCAACTGATGGACCTGTTTCAGCCATTTTAGGCCCCAATAGCTGGCTCTGGCTTGGCTCCATAATATCATCTTCTTTTATCATTTTCCTCATCATAATTGGCCTTATTACCCGCTATTATATTTATCCTATCGATCACAACACCTGGAAAGTTTTCTCATACTCTTTCCGATCTTTTCTGAATATGTTAGTAATATGCATATGCATAGCCACGACAGCAAGTGCAGCCGTTTTGTGGAATAAGAAACAAAATGCAGGGGAAGCGGATCAGATTCAGAACCTTGAGGAATCCATATTAAGTAGAACATCACCTGCAGGCTCATGGTTATACGATGCTGAGAGAGAATCGGAAAGTCTCCCTCATCAGTCTCTTGTCCAGGCCATTAACGTGCACTATGGTGAAAGACCTGACCTAAAGA GAATACTAGGTGATTGCAAAGGACCAAGTGTGGGAATTCTTGTTAGTGGTCCGAAAAAGATGAGACATGAGATTGCAACAATTTGTTCATCTGGAATGGCAGATAATTTGCACTTTGAGTTCCTTAGCTTTATCTGGTGA
- the LOC110635932 gene encoding ferric reduction oxidase 2, whose translation MDSQAVKRTPSSRKETEMLRTAMKLLLILVMLGYLMMWFMMPTNTYRHIWLLHIRNKFNSAYFGIQGATLLIYFFPILFVAVLGCVYLHLGKRSNHNNFESNGRKHILATWKNPMVVKGPLGIVSGVELAFLIMFVALLIWSLSTYLHNSFATITPKRGEQAWEAKLESAALRLGLIGNICLAFLFFPVTRGSSVLPLLGLTSEGSIKYHVWIGHMVMAFFTAHGLGYIIYWAVTNQISEMLKWGRAEISNVAGELSLLAGLGLWATTFPRIRRNMFELFFYTHHLYILFMIFFLLHVAISFSCIMLPGFYLFLVDRYLRFLQSRQRVRLVSARILPCETLEINFSKSPGLSYNPTSVLFVNVPTISKLQWHPFTVTSNSNLEQEMLSVVLKSEGSWSKKLYQMLSSPSSIDRLEVSVEGPYGPASTQFLRHDTLVMVSGGSGITPFISIIRELIFAATTYKCKTPQVILICSFKNSSDLTMLDLLLPIAGTPPAISNLQLKIDAYVTREKEPSFNNSKLLRTIWFKPHPTDAPVSPILGPSSWLWLGAIISSSFIIFLIIIGLITRYYIYPIDHNTLKVFSYSFRSFLNMLVICICIAMTASAAILWNKKQNAREANQIKNLEAYTSSRTPGSWLYDAERESESLPLQSLVQATNVHYGERPDLKRMLVDCKGSSVGVLVCGPKKMRHEIATICSSGLANNLHFEFISFSW comes from the exons ATGGATTCCCAGGCGGTGAAGAGAACACCTTCTTCCCGCAAAGAAACTGAAATGCTCCGAACAGCCATGAAGCTGCTTCTAATACTAGTGATGCTGGGCTATCTCATGATGTGGTTTATGATGCCCACTAACACATACCGTCATATATGGCTTCTCCATATCCGAAATAAGTTTAATTCCGCTTACTTTGGCATACAAG GTGCAACCCTGTTGATATACTTCTTCCCCATTCTTTTCGTTGCTGTCTTGGGCTGTGTTTATCTCCACCTGGGGAAGAGATCAAATCACAACAATTTCGAAAG CAATGGCAGAAAACACATCTTGGCCACTTGGAAGAATCCGATGGTAGTGAAAGGCCCCCTAGGAATCGTTTCTGGAGTAGAGCTGGCCTTCTTGATCATGTTCGTCGCACTACTAATTTGGTCTCTATCAACTTATTTACATAACAGCTTTGCTACTATTACTCCGAAGAGAGGAGAGCAAGC ATGGGAAGCTAAACTGGAGAGTGCGGCCCTTAGGCTAGGGTTAATTGGGAACATATGTCTGGCATTTCTCTTCTTCCCGGTGACTCGTGGGTCATCGGTGCTGCCACTGCTTGGGCTCACCTCTGAGGGTAGCATTAAGTACCATGTATGGATTGGTCATATGGTGATGGCATTCTTCACTGCACATGGACTTGGCTACATCATCTATTGGGCTGTTACAAATCAGATTTCCGAG ATGCTGAAATGGGGTAGGGCTGAGATATCAAACGTGGCTGGGGAGCTATCTTTGCTGGCTGGGCTGGGCCTGTGGGCGACAACCTTCCCCCGCATAAGGCGAAACATGTTTGAGCTCTTCTTCTACACTCATCATCTCTACATTCTCTTCATGATTTTCTTTCTCCTGCACGTTGCCATCTCCTTCTCCTGTATTATGCTCCCTGGATTTTACCTGTTCTTGGTCGATCGCTACCTGAGATTCTTACAATCTCGACAAAGAGTTCGTTTAGTTTCAGCCCGCATTTTGCCATGTGAAACTTTAGAAATCAACTTCTCTAAAAGCCCAG GTTTGAGTTATAATCCAACCAGCGTTCTATTTGTAAATGTGCCTACCATTTCTAAGCTGCAATGGCATCCATTCACTGTCACTTCTAATAGCAACTTAGAACAAGAGATGTTGAGTGTTGTGCTTAAAAGTGAAGGGAGTTGGTCCAAGAAGCTGTATCAGATGCTTTCATCACCTTCCTCAATTGATCGTCTTGAAGTTTCAGTTGAAGGACCTTATGGACCTGCTTCAACTCAGTTTCTAAG GCATGATACTCTTGTGATGGTGAGTGGAGGCAGTGGAATTACTCCTTTCATATCTATAATTCGAGAACTCATCTTTGCAGCCACAACATACAAATGCAAGACTCCACAAGTAATCCTAATTTGCTCATTCAAGAACTCTTCAGACCTAACCATGTTAGACCTGCTACTTCCAATAGCTGGTACCCCACCAGCAATTTCCAATCTGCAACTTAAAATTGACGCTTATGTTACGAGAGAGAAAGAACCCTCATTCAATAACTCGAAACTCCTTCGAACTATATGGTTCAAACCCCACCCAACAGATGCACCTGTTTCGCCCATTTTAGGCCCCAGTAGCTGGCTCTGGCTTGGCGCTATAATATCATCTTCTTTTATCATTTTCCTCATCATAATTGGCCTTATTACCCGCTATTATATTTATCCTATCGATCACAACACCTTGAAAGTTTTCTCATACTCTTTTCGATCCTTTCTGAATATGTTAGTAATATGCATATGCATAGCCATGACAGCAAGTGCAGCAATTTTGTGGAACAAGAAACAAAATGCAAGGGAAGCAAATCAGATTAAGAACCTTGAAGCGTACACATCAAGTAGAACACCAGGCTCATGGTTATATGATGCTGAGAGAGAATCGGAAAGTCTCCCTCTTCAGTCTCTTGTCCAGGCTACTAACGTGCACTATGGTGAAAGACCTGACCTAAAGA GAATGCTGGTTGATTGCAAAGGATCAAGCGTGGGAGTTCTTGTTTGTGGTCCGAAGAAGATGAGGCATGAGATTGCAACAATTTGTTCATCTGGATTGGCAAATAATTTGCACTTTGAATTCATTAGCTTTAGTTGGTGA
- the LOC110635931 gene encoding uncharacterized protein LOC110635931 isoform X2, protein MYMSYGWPQVIPLDSGLRPSSQKIIYLKVINRLLLVVAPSHLELWSSSQHKVRLGNYKRDLESVEKEGENLQAVWSPDAKLIAILTSSFFLHIFKIQFTEKRIQIGGKQPSGLFLANISLLLSEQVPFAEKNLTVSNIVSDSKHMLLGLSNGSLYSISWKGEFIGAFELDPYLHESSEVSMLPRSLVNGLGSGGAPGVVLPNCYDTRKPAITQLELCLPIRLLFVLYSEGQLVSCSVSKKGLKQAESIRAEKKLGSGDAVCASVASDQQILAVGTRTGVVELYDLAESVSLIRTVSLYDWGYSMDDTGSVSCIAWTPDNSAFAVGWKLRGLTVWSVSGCRLMSTIRQVGLSSVSSPMVKPNQDCKYEPLMGGTSLMQWDEYGYKLYAIEEGSLERIIAFSFGKCCLSRGVSGMTYVRQVIYGEDRLLVVQSEDTDELKILHLNLPVSYISQNWPVQHVAASKDGMYLAVAGLHGLILYDMRLKKWRVFGDITQEQKIQCKGLLWLGKIVVVCNYVHSSNTYELLFYPRYHLDQSSLLCRKPLLAKPMVMDVYQDHILVTYRPFDVHIFHVKLFGELTPHSTPDLQLSTVRELSIMTAKSHPAAMRFIPDQVPRESTLKNHISPSSDLLVREPARCLILRTNGELSLLDLDDGRERELTDSVELFWVTCGQSDEKTNLIEEVSWLDYGHRGMQVWYPSPGVDPFKQEDFLQLDPELEFDREVYPLGLLPNAGVVVGVSQRMSFSTCTEFPCFEPSPQAQTILHCLLRHLLQRDKIEEALRLAQLSAQKPHFSHCLEWLLFTVFDAEISRQNANKNQKSVPKPTGNFSLLEKTCDLIRNFPEYLDVVVSVARKTDGRHWADLFSAAGRSTELFEECFQRRWYRTAACYILVIAKLEGPAVSQYCALRLLQVDNCNAG, encoded by the exons ATGTATATGTCATATGGATGGCCTCAGGTGATCCCTCTGGATTCAGGACTCCGTCCTTCTTCACAGAAGATTATCTACCTCAAAGTCATCAACCGCCTCTTGCTTGTCGTCGCCCCTTCTCACCTCGAGCTGTGGAGCTCCTCTCAG CATAAAGTGAGGTTGGGCAATTACAAGAGGGATTTGGAGTCTGTGGAGAAAGAGGGCGAGAATTTACAGGCTGTGTGGAGTCCCGATGCCAAATTGATCGCCATTCTC ACATCGTCCTTCTTTCTTCACATATTCAAGATTCAATTCACTGAAAAAAGAATACAAATTGGAGGGAAGCAACCATCTGGTTTGTTTCTTGCTAACATATCTCTTCTTCTCAGCGAGCAAGTACCTTTTGCAGAAAAGAACTTGACAGT GAGCAATATTGTGAGTGATAGCAAACATATGCTTCTGGGACTTTCCAATGGATCCTTGTACAGTATCTCTTGGAAGGGAGAG TTTATTGGGGCTTTTGAACTTGATCCATATCTACATGAGAGCAGTGAAGTCTCTATGTTACCACGCTCTCTAGTTAATGGCCTTGGTTCTGGAGGGGCCCCAGGGGTCGTTTTACCCAATTGTTATGACACAAGGAAGCCTGCCATTACACAGCTGGAGCTTTGCTTGCCAATAAGGTTGCTATTTGTTTTATATTCTGAGGGCCAACTAGTATCATGCTCTGTAAGCAAGAAAGGTTTAAAGCAAGCTGAATCTATCAGAGCTGAAAAGAAGTTGGGTTCTGGTGACGCTGTATGTGCTTCAGTAGCTTCAGATCAACAAATCCTGGCTGTTGGTACTAGAACTGGAGTTGTTGAGTTGTATGACCTAGCAGAATCTGTATCACTCATCCGTACTGTGTCTTTATATGACTGGGG ATATTCAATGGATGACACTGGTTCTGTCAGTTGTATTGCCTGGACACCTGATAATTCTGCTTTTGCTGTTGGGTGGAAGTTAAGAGGACTTACAGTTTGGTCCGTCTCTGGCTGTCGTTTAATGTCAACAATCCGTCAAGTTGGTTTAAGTTCTGTTTCTTCACCAATGGTTAAGCCAAACCAAGATTGTAAATATGAGCCATTGATGGGTGGCACCTCACTGATGCAGTGGGATGAATATGGATATAAGCTTTATGCAATTGAGGAAGGATCTTTGGAGAGAATTATAGCATTTTCTTTTGGGAAATGCTGTCTTAGCAGAGGAGTTTCTGGCATGACTTATGTCCGTCAGGTGATTTATGGTGAAGATCGGTTGCTTGTTGTACAGTCTGAAGATACTGATGAACTTAAAATTTTACATCTGAATCTTCCA GTTTCTTACATCTCCCAAAATTGGCCCGTTCAACATGTGGCAGCTAGCAAGGATGGGATGTACTTAGCAGTTGCTGGTCTTCATGGGTTGATCTTATATGATATGCGGTTGAAAAAGTGGCGAGTTTTTGGAGATATTACTCAGGAACAAAAGATTCAGTGTAAAGGTTTGCTATGGCTGGGGAAGATTGTTGTTGTCTGCAACTACGTTCATTCTTCTAACAC CTATGAACTGCTTTTTTATCCAAGATATCATCTTGACCAGAGTTCCTTGCTTTGTCGGAAGCCATTACTTGCCAAGCCAATGGTGATGGATGTCTATCAAGACCATATACTTGTTACTTATCGCCCATTTGATGTCCATATATTCCATGTGAAATTATTTGGTGAACTGACACCTCATAGTACTCCAGACCTGCAG CTTTCTACAGTACGGGAACTCTCAATCATGACTGCAAAGAGTCATCCTGCTGCGATGCGTTTTATCCCTGATCAGGTTCCAAGAGAAAGTACCTTAAAGAATCATATTTCTCCATCTTCAGATTTATTAGTGAGAGAGCCTGCAAG ATGTTTGATACTGAGGACAAATGGGGAGCTTTCGCTTTTGGATTTGGATGATGGACGCGAAAGAGAGCTCACTGACTCTGTTGAATTGTTCTGGGTTACTTGTGGTCAATCTGATGAAAAGACTAATCTAATTGAGGAAGTTTCTTGGTTGGATTATGGCCACCGAGGGATGCAG GTTTGGTATCCATCTCCGGGTGTTGATCCTTTTAAGCAGGAGGATTTTCTGCAG TTGGACCCAGAGCTGGAATTTGATCGGGAAGTGTATCCTCTGGGACTTCTTCCAAATGCTGGTGTCGTAGTTGGTGTCTCCCAGAGAATGTCATTTTCAACATGCACTGAGTTTCCGTGTTTTGAGCCATCTCCTCAAGCTCAAACTATATTGCATTGCCTGCTCAGGCACCTTCTTCAG AGGGACAAAATTGAGGAGGCTTTAAGGTTGGCACAGTTATCAGCACAAAAACCTCATTTTTCCCATTGTCTGGAATGGCTTCTTTTTACTGTATTTGATGCAGAAATTTCCAG GCAGAATGCAAACAAGAACCAAAAATCAGTCCCTAAACCCACTGGCAACTTCTCTCTTTTGGAGAAGACCTGTGATTTGATCAGAAATTTTCCAGAGTATCTTGATGTAGTTGTGAGTGTTGCAAGAAAAACTGACGGCCGACACTGGGCAGATTTATTCTCAGCTGCTGGAAGATCAACAGA GTTGTTTGAGGAATGCTTCCAACGAAGATGGTACCGTACTGCAGCTTGCTATATACTG gttattGCTAAACTTGAAGGTCCTGCTGTCAGTCAATACTGTGCTTTACGTTTACTACAGGTAGACAATT GCAACGCTGGATGA